A DNA window from Drosophila virilis strain 15010-1051.87 chromosome 4, Dvir_AGI_RSII-ME, whole genome shotgun sequence contains the following coding sequences:
- the LOC6628285 gene encoding uncharacterized protein, with protein MYSPTKLIACALIFAQLLGTIYCGVYDNTDRWVVSDKTQNFPENAVLGGIDSYGYDNYVGRIVYASSILPARVRSETGYTTYNTDTLANQATYYELLVANETVSYHWVRSYDGFRERNAVSVGTSALNERVYVCRARTDGGIFIGTLYLAQKVCFIRYENFPMRQISKYEVLVRQVTPTAWAPFVNQIN; from the coding sequence ATGTATTCCCCAACGAAACTTATTGCATGTGCGCTGATTTTTGCCCAGCTACTGGGCACCATTTATTGCGGAGTGTACGATAATACGGATCGCTGGGTCGTTTCCGATAAGACGCAGAACTTCCCCGAAAACGCAGTGCTAGGCGGCATCGATTCATACGGCTATGACAACTACGTGGGACGCATCGTTTATGCAAGTTCGATTTTGCCAGCCCGTGTTAGGTCCGAAACTGGGTATACTACCTACAACACCGACACACTCGCTAATCAGGCGACCTACTACGAGTTGCTGGTCGCCAATGAGACCGTCAGCTATCACTGGGTGCGCAGCTACGATGGCTTCAGGGAAAGGAATGCTGTTTCTGTGGGCACAAGCGCCTTGAACGAACGTGTTTACGTGTGCCGCGCCAGAACTGATGGCGGTATTTTTATTGGCACTCTGTATCTTGCGCAAAAGGTGTGTTTCATCCGGTATGAGAATTTCCCTATGAGACAGATCAGTAAATACGAGGTACTGGTCCGACAAGTTACACCTACAGCGTGGGCACCATTCgtcaatcaaatcaattga